From the Pedobacter cryoconitis genome, one window contains:
- a CDS encoding mechanosensitive ion channel family protein — protein sequence MKLANQNNSDLLYDRAITWLVEKGPNILIGIAALSVGLWLIKIFSRWIKKRFYNKDVDPSLKPFFISLSVTALRVLLVFTVMQFIGIQMTVFAALIGALGVAAGLALSGTLQNFASGVLILMLKPFRVGDNIIAQGQEGTVTDIEIFYTTVTTFDNRAVVIPNGKLSNEVIINISTKGSRRLDIEVKFSYGIDYDQLFKLVTQTINDSSDLLKDPAHRIGISLLEETGYKVMISVWLKSHGFNDAKLLFQEKLMEALKKGGIPLPGITPK from the coding sequence ATGAAATTAGCTAATCAGAACAATAGTGACTTACTTTATGATAGGGCGATTACGTGGCTTGTAGAAAAAGGACCTAACATTCTTATAGGAATAGCAGCCTTATCAGTTGGATTATGGCTCATTAAAATTTTCTCCCGATGGATCAAAAAAAGATTTTATAATAAGGATGTTGATCCTTCTTTAAAACCTTTTTTCATCAGCCTTTCTGTCACAGCACTGCGCGTTTTACTTGTGTTCACAGTAATGCAGTTTATCGGCATACAGATGACAGTATTTGCAGCATTAATTGGTGCTTTAGGAGTTGCAGCAGGTCTGGCTTTATCAGGCACATTACAGAACTTTGCAAGCGGAGTACTTATCCTGATGCTTAAGCCGTTCAGGGTCGGAGACAATATTATTGCACAAGGTCAGGAAGGAACTGTAACTGATATTGAGATTTTTTATACCACAGTTACCACTTTTGATAACAGAGCAGTAGTTATACCCAATGGAAAACTATCAAACGAAGTTATTATCAACATCAGCACTAAAGGAAGCCGGAGGCTCGATATTGAAGTTAAGTTTAGTTATGGTATAGATTATGATCAGCTGTTTAAGCTGGTTACACAAACCATCAATGATTCATCAGACTTACTAAAAGATCCTGCCCATCGGATAGGAATTTCACTACTGGAAGAAACAGGATATAAAGTAATGATCAGTGTCTGGTTAAAATCACATGGGTTCAATGATGCTAAACTCCTTTTTCAGGAAAAACTGATGGAAGCATTAAAAAAAGGGGGTATCCCGCTTCCGGGTATTACCCCCAAATAA